AGCGTCGCCCTCGTCATAGCTTCCTCTGCGGTAACATCATAATCAGCGCCCAGTTCATGCCCGGTAATGGCTTCCTGCGGGTAACTATTCAGCTCAATGACTCGTACCCCAGCGACATAGCCAACTCGACGCCATGCGTAATCGTTGCCACTATCCCGGCTGTAACGGACGTTCATCAGCTTCTTATGTTCCATCAGGATGCTGAACCAAGCCGGGTCGATAAGCAGTACCAGCTCGGCCACCGGAATATCTTTCTCAGTGAGAAAGCGATTAGCAGCCGCTTTTACGGCGTGAGCCAATTCGTTTGCGGCGTCCTCTTCGCTCCCCGCTGTCAGGTCGAGCGATACAACGTTATCCGTTAGTGGGTTAAACGTTGGTTGCAGTGTCGGCGGCGGTACAAAGTCAGTCGCTTTGATTAGCTGGATGGTGTGCGCTTCGTCGTAGAATTTAGCGTGAGCAGTACCCATATTGCGGCTCAGCTCTGCGCGAAAGGTGGGCGCTGTCCAGTCGTCCTGATAGTCAATCGGAATGCGGATATAGCTCAGCGTATCCACAGAGATAATCAGCTTATCCGACTTAACAGCGGTAGGCTCCAGCGATTGCCCTGCGGTTCTGCCCTTCACCTCCAGATCACCACTCAGGCGATCAATGCGGTATTGGTTGCTGGCTTTCAGCGGCCTGTATGTAGACAGCCCCTCTGCCAGAAATACGGATTTGGACTCTAAACGAGTCTGAACGTCCCGGTCATAAGCCTCGATGTGAATATCATTGTCGGATTCCACCCCGCCATAATGTGGGCGAAACAGATCGGGACTGTACGAAGTATCAGCCATAAACAAAACTCCTACGTAGGTTGATGAAGCCCGCGCCATCGTCATGATGCAGGCGTGCGTAATCCTCCCGCAGTGGCAGGATTCAAGGGATAAAATCAGGGGGAACGAAAATCAGGGCAGAGACTGCTAATTTTGCAGCGCTGAGAACCGCGCCAGCTCCGGCCTCAGAAGGGATATGGTCCAAGCGTTCTAGACAAGGGTACAGGGTGCGTGGACCAAGCCCCCGCACAGCCCAGTATTTACAGGGATGCTTTGATACGCTGGACAGTGCCTTTAGCCACTCCCAGCTTATCCATGATATAGCGCTGGGTCTGGCCTTTCAGCAGGCGCTCACGCACCTCGTCTTTGACAGCCTCGGTCAGCTCAGCCTTAGCTTTACGTGCAGCACTTTCGCGCTTCTCCTTGGCTCGAAGAAAAGCCTCGCGTGCGTCGCCAGCACCAGCCTTTGGTTTGTACCCTTTGGACTTAGCCACGCGCAACAGCACTTCCAGTTGCTCCACAGACGGAACATTCCTGGCCAGCATGTCAGCCAGACGTTGCGCAGCTTTCACGTTGTTTGCAGGATGACAATCTGGCGCGAGAAGGATCTCATATGCTCTCCACGGGAACGGGTCAACATAACCCGCTGCGGCCACGTACTGGCGAGCGGCGTCACGGTCAACCTCTTCACAAGCGGCAACCAGTGCAGGATGATATTGCTCAGGAGCACTCATAACTTCCTGTGCATACCCGAATGAAATGTTGACTAGCTCGGCCTCACGACGCTCAGAATTCAGCGGAAGGGCAAACTCCAGGCGCACGTCAGCGACACGCTCAACGGCGTGGTACTTCTCAGTGGTCATGATATTAGTCTCGGATAGGTATAAATTGGATTCTGGAAGCCGCACCAGCAACGGGCTGGCGAGGGGTCTGATACAAAGGGGTGGTACTACCCTACTGGGTATGTGTATCAGGCGTTAGCGGCCAGCTCTTTTCCCGGCAGATCGTTGAGAGACCAGAGCGCGGTATTGTTCATCGTACTGGCGATGGCCGGGACCATACCCTGATTGCTGCGCCCACTGCGAAAGCTGGTCATACGCTGCTATAAACTCAGCATGTGACATTCCGACAGGTTGCGCGGCAGTCTGGCCGTTCGGGACGTAACCAGTAATGGAACCGCCAGCCATACGCTCTTGCAGATACTGAACCGCCCGCTGCATCTGCGCAGGGTCGCCAGACATAACCATCCGTTCAAGAGTCGATTGCGTCCCGGCGTCGAGCGTGCCAGCGTACTGCAACATAGCGTCAACTGAACCCTGCCCTAGCTGGCTTTCAACAGACTGGTGAAATTGCCCCATCAGCCCATGAAGTTCAGGAGTCAACTCAACAGTGGTGCCATCCTGTAATTGCAGTGTGTCGCCCACTTGCGCCCCAGCGCTGTCAGCGTTCTGGTCTTGCTGATTTGCGATATTGCCATTATTCCATTGTCCGCCATCATTGCCGTTAACGGGTTGGGTACGGAGGAAATCAGCATCAGCAGGCGCAGAGCTAAAGCGGGATGCTCCATTGTCAGCTCCAACAGGTGCAGCCATGTATGGCGATTGCTGCGATGCAGCATCAGCACCGGAAAGGTACGGATTAACATTCTGGTCAGACATAAATTACTCTCCTGATAATGCTCTAAAGTCGTGTACCTGCGCTAACAACAGCATATGAACAGGCACACAACGTTCCGGCAGTTTGCGCACACCGTGATACGCTTTACCCATATCTCGACGATCAACCTGATAGGCGTGTGCGAGGTCTGCCTGACTCACCTCAAGCGATTCAGAAATCAGCTTTAATTGCGCAGCCCAGTCTGTATTCTTGCGTGGCGGCAGCAATACGATAGTTTTGCTCATGGTAATTCCTCGTTAAAGTAATCCACGTTTACGAAGCCAACGACGCTCACCAACGGAGCCGCGCGGGCGTTGTTTCGGATTCTGGTTAAGCATTTGGCCGGGGTCAGTTCGCCCTTCCCCGGACAGGTTCTTTGTCAGTACATCCCAGCCGCGTGATTCAAACGGGGCGTATCCTTCACGTTGTTCGTCAAGGTTCACGTAGAGATCAGGGTTAACGGCGGGGTGCAGAGGTTCGTTCTCTGCCATCATTCAGCCTCGCTGAATTTGGAGTTAACAGACTCCAGAGTATCCGGGTACGACCAACGATTTCTCAGGCAGCGTTGCACATGCGCGACGACCTCAACAGGGACGCCCAGCTTCCCGGCGATATCCGCAGCAGGCCAACCGAAGCGCTCTAACTTGTGGATTTCATCTAAATCAGTAGGCACTAACTTGCGCACTGCTTTCGGCTTAGCTGGCTTCACCTTCACGGTTTTCTCTGCCGGGTGCGTGTGAGCATTGCTAAAGCGGGAATGTGCGATAGCCAACACAGTTTCAGGGCGAATCAGCATATCGCGAGCGATGGCATACTCAGTGTCCCGATGCAACTTGCCGGGCTGATAGCGACGGCGGATAGTGTCGTATTCTTGCAGGGTAATATCAGCGTCATCCTTCCACTGGTCGGCGAGATCGTCCACGTAAACACCACGGATTACGGCGTCGATATCTGCCAGACTGAAACCAGTGGCATCAGCAATCTGCGCGTTGTTCATGTGCTCAACAATGCACAAACGGTTAATGTGCTGGATGTCGGCAATGGTCAGGGTTGCGTTACTGGTGGTTGTCATGCTGGAACTCTCCATCAAAGTTAATCGAATCTTCTACAAGGTCTTTAATCAAGGCGAGGCTAGATGCGGTGTGTGTTCCCGTCTTGCGGGCGTCGTCGTACATGGAACGGGCTACGCGCTGGTATTTTTCAGGCAGCGAGGAAAACCAGTGCCGGAACTGTTCGGGGGTCATTGGTTGTCATCCTCCGGGAATACATTGTTAAAGGTTGTATCAGGCGAGTCGGCGGCGTTCTGCTTGAGGAAATTCACGCAGGATGACAACTCGGCAGCAGCCATGCGTGACTCTCCCGCCTCATCCTCCTTAAGCCTGCGCGTCAACGCACCCAGCAGCAGGGTTTTTAATTCCCATGCTCCGGCTTCAAATTCAGATTTCGTCATTGGTGGTTATCTCCAACTGGTAACAAGCCAAGCGCACGGATGTGCTGTATCACTTCTTGATGCACAGGCTTCGGCAGGAACAAGTGGCGGGCAATGGCGGCGTAAACTTCATCAGGCGTTTTGCGCACTGGATGCACTCGGCCATTGAAAACCCGGTCGGACAAACGGACGGCTTTCCAGCGACGCGAGCCATCCGGCCTTTTCATGCGGTTCAGCACAGCGGCCAGACACTCCCACGGCTCGCAATCATTCAGCAGGCAATATCGCTCCAGCGGTGTAGATACCTCGCGAAGGATGGCTTCACGGTGAATAGTCTTGCGATGACGTTCGGCCAATCCATCAAAGGAATAGCCGTTCAAAGCAAATGCAAGTTGGGCATTAAGCAGGGCGTCAGAACGCCCCGCGCGATGCAGCACGGTTTCATCAGGCATAAGGATTCTCCAGAAGGGGAATTAAACAGGCGAGCTGGTCAGCTCAGAGGAAGCGGGAGATGTAATCCCAGTTGCAGTTTTCAGCGCGGTAAAAGTAAGCAAGCTCATCAGGCGCAGCATCCAGCGCCAGCGATGACCACAGCAGAAACGCGCGGGCAGGTTGACCATCGCGCCCGGTTCGTCCAATCATCTGAATGAGGTCAGGCAGGTCATCAGGAATATATGTAACGATGACGTTGCGAATGTCTGGCACATCAGCCCCCAGCCCGAAGGCTTTAGTAGCAATCAGAATTGCGCCCGGCGTAGTGGCAAACCACTCAGCGTTTGCGTGGCGTTCTTCGTTACTCAAGTGCATCGTCTTCGAGTGATATGGCCGCGCCCGGTCGCCTAAGAGTTTCAGGTACGCCCGCAACGTCTTAAGGTCATTGACGAGAATGAGCGTCTTCTCTTCTTTCGGCAGAGCCTCGACCAGACCAATAGCCGCTCGGAAACGTTCGCGGCACTGTCTGACTGTCGTCAACTGGATATTTTCGCGAGCAACATCAGCACGGAATGTTACGTAATCACCACGGCAGCCAAGCGACGCCATTAAACTGCGCTCATTTTCGCGTAGCAGCGTAGCCGTAAATACGCAGCGTTGAGCCGAAAGAAAGGCATGTTGTAGCGAGTGCTGCATGGCCTCGTAAGCGGGTCGGAAATCCCAGTCTTTAACCGTGTGCGCTTCGTCGATGATAAAACGATCAACGCCGTAAGCCATCAGCGCCGCGAAGACCTGACTCGACGGAACAAGATGCTCAGGTGAAACGAC
This sequence is a window from Cronobacter sakazakii. Protein-coding genes within it:
- a CDS encoding phage capsid protein — its product is MADTSYSPDLFRPHYGGVESDNDIHIEAYDRDVQTRLESKSVFLAEGLSTYRPLKASNQYRIDRLSGDLEVKGRTAGQSLEPTAVKSDKLIISVDTLSYIRIPIDYQDDWTAPTFRAELSRNMGTAHAKFYDEAHTIQLIKATDFVPPPTLQPTFNPLTDNVVSLDLTAGSEEDAANELAHAVKAAANRFLTEKDIPVAELVLLIDPAWFSILMEHKKLMNVRYSRDSGNDYAWRRVGYVAGVRVIELNSYPQEAITGHELGADYDVTAEEAMTRATLFKPSSVLLTVEAQSVINRQWDDEREMTMVMDSYRLFNVGLRRPDCVINFRQAA